From a region of the Methanobacterium formicicum DSM 3637 genome:
- a CDS encoding thermonuclease family protein encodes MRLKYLLIIICIMVLAVSGCTSHEGNPVNNSSFSSLNNSTTSVPSTTTSTGSSDHAEVSGKCYKVVDGDTIDVEGVGRVRFVGVNTPEKGQAGYQTAKDYVTRMCLGKTVGLDIDNTKNKDKYDRALAVVYVDGVNLNQELLKKGYAEVMYIPPSEFNPYSWL; translated from the coding sequence ATGCGCTTGAAATATCTTTTAATTATCATTTGCATCATGGTACTGGCTGTTTCCGGTTGTACCAGTCATGAAGGGAATCCAGTAAACAATTCATCATTCTCTTCTTTAAACAACAGCACCACCTCAGTTCCCTCAACCACTACTTCTACTGGTTCCAGTGATCACGCTGAGGTGAGTGGTAAGTGTTACAAAGTGGTGGATGGAGACACCATTGATGTGGAAGGAGTGGGCAGAGTGAGATTTGTGGGAGTTAACACCCCCGAGAAAGGACAAGCAGGATATCAAACTGCCAAGGACTATGTAACCCGCATGTGTCTGGGTAAAACAGTGGGACTGGACATTGATAATACCAAAAATAAGGATAAATATGACCGTGCCCTGGCAGTGGTGTATGTTGATGGCGTGAATCTCAACCAGGAGCTCTTGAAGAAGGGTTATGCTGAGGTTATGTACATTCCACCCTCGGAGTTTAATCCGTATAGCTGGTTATGA
- the galE gene encoding UDP-glucose 4-epimerase GalE, protein MILVTGGAGYIGSHANKELNLAGYETVVLDNMSYGHQDFLKWGVFEEVDLGDTEAIRDVFRKYEIEAVMHFAAFTYVGESVEDPQKYYLNNLRNTLNLFQVMNEFEVKKLVFSSTCATYGNPQKIPLTEDHPQNPINPYGQGKLMVEKILKDYSQAYDLRYVSLRYFNAAGADPEQDVGERHDPETHLIPLILDAAAGKREDIKIFGTDYPTPDGTCIRDYIHVTDLADAHIKALKYLETGGKSEVFNLGNGNGFSVREVIEEAKKVTGNQIKATEIERRPGDPPILVGSSKKAREILKWQPKYDDLTKIITTAWEWYKKDNEVGM, encoded by the coding sequence ATGATACTGGTAACTGGAGGGGCAGGATACATTGGCTCCCATGCAAATAAGGAGCTTAACCTGGCAGGATACGAAACAGTGGTACTGGATAACATGAGCTACGGACACCAGGACTTCCTGAAGTGGGGAGTCTTTGAAGAAGTGGATTTAGGGGACACAGAAGCAATCAGAGATGTGTTCAGGAAATATGAGATAGAAGCAGTGATGCATTTTGCAGCATTCACCTATGTAGGGGAATCAGTGGAAGACCCCCAGAAATACTACCTCAACAACCTCCGAAACACCTTAAACCTCTTCCAGGTGATGAATGAATTCGAAGTGAAGAAGCTGGTCTTCTCATCAACATGTGCCACCTATGGAAACCCCCAGAAAATCCCCCTAACCGAAGACCATCCTCAAAACCCCATAAACCCCTACGGCCAGGGAAAACTAATGGTGGAAAAGATTTTAAAGGATTACAGCCAGGCCTATGATCTTCGATACGTATCCCTCCGTTACTTCAACGCAGCAGGTGCAGACCCAGAACAGGACGTAGGGGAAAGGCACGATCCTGAGACACACCTGATACCACTCATACTGGACGCTGCTGCAGGTAAAAGAGAAGATATTAAGATTTTTGGAACAGACTATCCCACACCGGACGGTACCTGCATCAGGGATTATATACACGTAACCGATCTGGCAGATGCCCATATAAAAGCCCTTAAATACTTGGAAACAGGGGGTAAGAGTGAAGTTTTCAACCTGGGAAATGGAAACGGATTTTCAGTCCGTGAAGTAATTGAAGAAGCGAAAAAAGTCACAGGTAACCAAATAAAAGCTACAGAAATAGAAAGAAGACCGGGAGATCCGCCCATCCTGGTTGGAAGTTCAAAGAAAGCCCGAGAAATCCTGAAATGGCAACCAAAATATGATGATTTAACCAAAATCATCACCACTGCCTGGGAATGGTATAAAAAAGATAATGAGGTTGGAATGTAG
- a CDS encoding DUF4013 domain-containing protein, which translates to MRIKEILTDSLAYPFSNGIRFFVFGIIILISLSQYTVLYLDNMNYLIFICLDVIGFLVVGSFVRGYLFRIISESLTDVDELPDFKDWQKMFIDGIKVFIVNFIYLIPVILISISVLRYSGLADLKTIFAGLSYLNFDLLSYEVFSHFIPVVIALLYLVMIIPVILMAVSNMAYTNGKLSAAFKFREIISNLAKLSWNRSTGFMWYFCYDLIPIIIGFFVLDEILEKIYSIGWKKLIIWYIATGTIFLIITFIGYFMVNISSISILFGLHLCTISNYNILRTLIMPLVLFPYLSIFLSRSTALIYDSAIKSYLGSENYINYQSHEESP; encoded by the coding sequence ATGAGGATTAAAGAGATACTAACTGATTCTTTGGCTTATCCTTTTTCTAATGGGATAAGATTTTTTGTTTTTGGAATTATTATATTGATTAGTCTTTCTCAATACACTGTTTTATATCTGGATAACATGAATTATCTGATCTTTATTTGTTTAGATGTTATTGGATTTTTAGTTGTAGGATCATTTGTAAGGGGTTATTTGTTTAGGATTATAAGTGAGTCCTTAACGGATGTTGATGAGCTTCCTGATTTCAAAGATTGGCAAAAAATGTTTATTGATGGTATTAAAGTGTTTATAGTTAATTTTATTTATTTAATTCCTGTTATTTTGATAAGTATTTCAGTATTAAGATATTCTGGATTAGCAGATTTAAAAACTATCTTTGCAGGTTTATCCTATTTAAATTTCGATTTATTGTCATATGAGGTGTTTTCTCATTTTATTCCTGTGGTAATTGCACTGTTATATCTCGTGATGATCATTCCAGTGATTTTAATGGCGGTTTCGAATATGGCTTATACTAATGGAAAACTCAGTGCAGCTTTTAAATTCAGGGAAATTATTAGTAACCTTGCAAAATTGTCTTGGAATAGATCCACAGGGTTTATGTGGTATTTTTGTTATGATTTAATTCCAATTATTATTGGATTCTTTGTATTGGATGAAATTCTTGAAAAAATTTACAGCATAGGGTGGAAAAAGCTTATAATTTGGTATATTGCAACGGGTACTATTTTTTTAATCATAACCTTTATTGGATACTTTATGGTTAATATCAGTTCAATTTCAATCTTGTTTGGCCTACATCTATGCACAATTTCAAATTACAATATTTTACGTACACTAATTATGCCCTTAGTTTTATTTCCCTATCTTTCGATATTCCTTTCAAGATCAACTGCATTAATTTATGATTCTGCAATTAAGAGTTATTTAGGCAGCGAAAACTACATAAACTATCAATCACACGAAGAATCTCCTTGA
- the galU gene encoding UTP--glucose-1-phosphate uridylyltransferase GalU, with protein sequence MKAVIPAAGLGTRFLPATKAQPKEMLPVYNKPTIQYVVEEAVASGIDDILIITGKGKRSIEDHFDRSFELEYSLRNCGKMDYLVEVEAISEMADIYYVRQKQQKGLGDAIHCAKKHIDGQPFAVLLGDTISQSQVPCTKQLLDVHEKYGASAIAIERVPRDKIERYGIIKGQQVEDSVYHIEDMVEKPRPEEAPSDLAITGRYVLESDIFDHIAEVEPGVGGEIQLTDAMRQLDSIYGHIFDGKIYDIGNNVEWLKSSLEIALQDPDVNGELREYLKNILK encoded by the coding sequence ATGAAAGCGGTTATACCTGCTGCAGGACTCGGAACCCGGTTTTTACCGGCCACCAAAGCCCAGCCAAAAGAAATGTTACCAGTTTACAACAAACCAACCATACAGTACGTGGTGGAGGAGGCTGTTGCCTCTGGAATTGATGACATACTGATTATCACTGGTAAGGGGAAAAGATCCATTGAAGACCACTTCGACCGTTCCTTTGAACTGGAATATTCCCTTCGTAATTGCGGTAAAATGGATTACCTGGTGGAAGTGGAAGCCATATCTGAAATGGCTGATATTTATTACGTTAGACAGAAGCAGCAGAAGGGACTGGGGGATGCCATACACTGTGCCAAGAAACATATCGATGGTCAGCCCTTTGCCGTGCTTTTAGGTGATACAATAAGCCAGTCACAGGTTCCCTGCACCAAACAATTGCTGGATGTTCATGAAAAGTATGGTGCATCAGCTATTGCTATCGAAAGAGTGCCCAGGGATAAAATTGAACGTTACGGAATAATTAAAGGGCAGCAGGTTGAAGATTCTGTTTACCATATCGAGGACATGGTGGAAAAACCTCGTCCTGAAGAAGCACCATCTGATCTGGCAATAACCGGACGTTACGTACTGGAATCTGATATTTTTGACCATATTGCAGAGGTAGAACCTGGTGTGGGTGGAGAGATACAGCTAACCGATGCCATGAGGCAGCTGGATAGTATCTACGGCCACATATTCGATGGGAAGATTTATGACATCGGAAACAATGTGGAATGGCTGAAAAGCTCCCTGGAGATTGCCCTACAGGATCCTGATGTCAATGGAGAGCTAAGAGAATATTTAAAGAATATTCTGAAATAA
- a CDS encoding dTDP-4-dehydrorhamnose 3,5-epimerase family protein, which produces MIDGVKVKKLKVIPDERGWLMEILRCDDDIYQEFGQVYLTTAYPGVVKAWHFHKKQTDNFTCVNGMMKVALYDSREDSPTYGEVNEFFVGDRNPMLISVPPLVYHGFKAVGTETAFFVSVPTLPFNYDEPDEYRLDPDTDEIPYDWILDKSKKHG; this is translated from the coding sequence ATGATTGACGGCGTAAAAGTAAAGAAACTTAAAGTCATTCCCGATGAAAGGGGATGGCTCATGGAAATATTAAGATGTGATGATGATATTTATCAGGAATTCGGACAGGTTTACCTGACCACAGCCTATCCGGGGGTGGTGAAGGCGTGGCATTTCCATAAAAAACAGACTGACAACTTCACCTGTGTCAACGGCATGATGAAGGTTGCATTGTATGATAGTCGGGAAGATTCACCAACTTATGGTGAGGTCAACGAATTCTTTGTTGGAGACAGAAATCCAATGCTCATAAGTGTCCCCCCACTGGTTTACCATGGATTTAAAGCAGTTGGTACTGAAACAGCCTTTTTTGTAAGTGTGCCCACATTACCATTTAACTATGATGAACCTGATGAGTACCGTCTTGACCCTGATACCGATGAAATCCCATATGACTGGATACTGGATAAGAGTAAAAAACATGGGTAA
- the rfbB gene encoding dTDP-glucose 4,6-dehydratase: protein MKIMITGGAGFIGSNFVHHLCTNDDYEVMVLDKLTYAGDMENLKEIRDKVEFVKGDIADEELVSKIMQDCDMVVNFAAETHVDRSIEDPGLFVKTDVIGTYNLLENVRKYDVERYLQISTDEVYGSIESGSFTESSNIDPSSPYSASKAGGDLLVGAYWKTYGTPIILTRSSNNFGPRQYPEKLIPLFILNAMQDKPLPVYGDGKNVRDWIYVMDNCKGIETALLKGELGEVYNIGGGNEKNNLEITHLILELLNKPESLITFVDDRLGHDRRYSLDSAKAMKLGWKPEYSFEEALKETVKWYKENYSRYLK from the coding sequence ATGAAGATAATGATTACAGGTGGTGCAGGATTCATAGGATCCAACTTCGTACATCACCTTTGTACTAACGATGATTATGAAGTGATGGTCCTGGACAAGCTGACCTATGCCGGGGACATGGAAAACCTCAAGGAAATCCGTGACAAGGTCGAATTTGTCAAAGGGGATATAGCAGATGAGGAACTGGTCTCCAAAATAATGCAAGACTGTGACATGGTGGTTAACTTCGCTGCTGAGACCCACGTGGACCGATCCATAGAGGACCCAGGCCTGTTCGTTAAAACAGATGTTATTGGGACCTACAACCTCCTGGAAAACGTTCGCAAATACGATGTGGAACGTTACCTGCAGATATCAACTGATGAAGTTTACGGGAGCATAGAATCAGGATCATTCACTGAAAGTAGCAACATTGACCCATCCAGCCCGTATTCTGCCAGTAAAGCCGGTGGTGACCTTCTGGTAGGGGCATACTGGAAGACATACGGCACACCAATCATCCTCACCAGAAGCAGTAACAACTTCGGACCCCGCCAGTACCCTGAAAAGTTGATACCACTTTTCATCTTAAACGCAATGCAGGATAAACCGTTACCAGTCTACGGTGATGGGAAGAATGTCAGAGACTGGATCTATGTGATGGATAACTGTAAAGGAATAGAAACAGCTCTACTTAAGGGTGAACTGGGAGAAGTATACAACATTGGTGGAGGAAACGAGAAAAATAATCTGGAAATAACCCACCTAATATTGGAGTTATTAAACAAACCAGAAAGCCTTATAACATTCGTTGATGACCGGCTGGGCCATGACCGCCGTTACTCACTGGACTCTGCTAAAGCAATGAAACTGGGCTGGAAACCAGAATATTCATTCGAAGAAGCATTAAAAGAGACTGTGAAATGGTATAAAGAGAATTACTCCCGATATTTGAAGTAA
- a CDS encoding DUF371 domain-containing protein: MKYTFKAKGHHNVTSKHKTTFEVTQEAEIRLAADCIVGVSSNVSLNDLPLKMREAIQDENTEIKVVLKTENAEDIITGYGHSTLTLDHPTDMVCRKSDYTCSRTLMIHADKAAVDLDSDLIDELASGKTLKVTIIV; the protein is encoded by the coding sequence ATGAAATACACATTCAAGGCCAAGGGACATCACAACGTAACCTCTAAACATAAAACCACCTTCGAAGTAACCCAGGAAGCTGAAATTAGATTGGCAGCAGATTGTATTGTGGGAGTATCATCTAATGTATCCTTAAATGATCTTCCTCTCAAGATGCGAGAGGCTATTCAGGATGAAAATACAGAAATTAAAGTTGTTCTTAAAACAGAAAATGCTGAAGATATTATTACAGGATACGGGCATTCTACACTGACTTTGGATCATCCCACCGATATGGTATGCCGTAAGAGTGATTATACTTGCAGTCGCACCCTGATGATACATGCAGACAAGGCAGCAGTGGATCTGGATAGTGATTTAATAGACGAACTTGCCTCTGGAAAAACATTAAAAGTTACTATAATTGTCTAA
- a CDS encoding MBL fold metallo-hydrolase, with translation MKIRCIVDNRAGLKSNLYAEHGFSLLVEGNDQNFMVDTGQTPLVLEHNLDSMGITAVDGVLMSHGHNDHTGGIFAIKDTMGINGVKTKFYMHPGVLGQKFALLDGKQRYIGFPTSIDVETLNLEWISENTRISDDMWIFNQVEDHSGFEPIPEYLKVMENGKCSPDKFKDELNLVIKTEKGLVVISGCAHKGIVNILNSVSEYFQDDIYGVIGGSHLMDAPRERIQKTVESFKKLNPEIIALGHCTGFDALCLFKKEFGEKFIPLESGAELSI, from the coding sequence ATGAAGATCAGATGTATAGTCGATAACAGGGCAGGACTCAAATCAAATTTATATGCAGAGCATGGCTTTTCATTACTGGTAGAGGGCAATGACCAGAATTTCATGGTAGATACCGGACAGACACCCCTAGTTTTAGAACATAACCTGGATTCCATGGGAATCACAGCAGTGGATGGGGTACTGATGAGTCATGGTCACAACGACCACACAGGAGGTATTTTTGCAATTAAAGACACTATGGGCATTAATGGTGTCAAAACCAAATTTTACATGCATCCTGGGGTATTAGGTCAGAAATTTGCATTATTGGATGGTAAACAACGTTATATTGGTTTCCCCACAAGTATTGATGTAGAAACTCTTAACCTGGAATGGATCAGTGAAAATACCAGGATCAGTGATGATATGTGGATTTTCAACCAGGTTGAAGATCATTCTGGGTTTGAGCCAATACCTGAATATTTGAAGGTTATGGAAAATGGAAAGTGCTCACCAGATAAATTCAAGGATGAATTAAATCTGGTAATTAAAACTGAAAAGGGACTGGTTGTAATTTCTGGATGCGCCCACAAGGGTATTGTTAACATCTTGAATTCGGTCAGTGAATACTTTCAGGATGATATATATGGAGTTATTGGAGGATCACATCTCATGGATGCACCTCGGGAGAGGATTCAAAAAACAGTGGAATCCTTTAAAAAATTAAACCCGGAAATCATTGCCCTGGGGCATTGCACAGGTTTTGATGCATTATGTTTATTTAAAAAGGAATTTGGGGAAAAATTCATCCCACTGGAGTCTGGTGCAGAACTTTCGATTTAA
- a CDS encoding DUF123 domain-containing protein yields the protein MVKKTILKGTYCLLINLNQNQSLKIGKKGEIQFKKGCYIYVGSALNSLEGRIKRHLRQNKKMHWHVDYLLDSPKTQVTEVFYSDDGFKHECELATQIARKSEGITGFGCSDCNCPAHLFYFQNESQATLNCLEGFKKLKLEVKTLEDLGGV from the coding sequence ATGGTCAAAAAAACTATTTTAAAGGGAACTTACTGTCTTTTAATAAATTTAAACCAAAATCAATCCCTAAAAATTGGTAAAAAAGGAGAGATCCAGTTTAAAAAGGGTTGTTATATTTATGTGGGGTCTGCCCTTAACTCACTGGAGGGTAGGATCAAAAGACACCTCCGGCAAAATAAAAAAATGCACTGGCACGTGGATTACCTCCTGGACAGCCCCAAAACTCAGGTAACAGAAGTATTTTACAGTGATGATGGTTTTAAACATGAATGTGAGCTGGCAACCCAAATAGCTAGAAAAAGTGAAGGAATAACTGGTTTTGGTTGTTCTGACTGCAACTGCCCTGCACACCTATTCTATTTTCAAAATGAGTCCCAAGCCACTTTAAACTGCCTGGAAGGGTTTAAAAAATTAAAATTAGAGGTTAAAACCCTTGAAGATCTGGGTGGGGTTTGA
- the cfbC gene encoding Ni-sirohydrochlorin a,c-diamide reductive cyclase ATP-dependent reductase subunit: protein MSSKHIAIYGKGGIGKSTIVSNLAAAYSEDKNVLVIGCDPKADTTRTLVGRRIPTILDILKEKKGAQEEDVLFQGYGNVMCVESGGPEPGVGCAGRGVIVAMKLLENLEVFSQDPEVIIYDVLGDVVCGGFAVPLRENFADEVYIVTSGEYMALYAANNISKGIKKLKSNLGGIICNCRGINRELEIVEEFAHRIGSKVIGVIPRSELVQESEIDAKTVMEKFPESEQAQKYRKLSSAILDNQGFVIPEPMGADEFDEFFRGFQ from the coding sequence ATGAGTAGCAAGCACATTGCCATTTATGGTAAGGGTGGTATTGGTAAATCCACCATTGTCTCCAACCTGGCTGCAGCCTACTCAGAAGATAAAAACGTTCTGGTAATTGGCTGCGACCCCAAGGCAGACACCACCCGCACTCTGGTGGGGAGAAGAATCCCCACCATCCTGGACATCTTAAAAGAAAAAAAGGGCGCCCAGGAGGAAGATGTCCTCTTCCAGGGATATGGTAATGTGATGTGCGTGGAAAGCGGAGGCCCTGAACCGGGTGTGGGCTGTGCAGGAAGGGGTGTTATCGTGGCCATGAAACTCCTGGAGAACCTGGAGGTCTTCAGCCAGGACCCAGAAGTTATCATCTATGACGTACTAGGGGACGTGGTTTGCGGAGGATTCGCAGTACCCCTCCGGGAGAACTTTGCCGATGAAGTTTACATCGTGACTTCTGGAGAGTACATGGCCCTTTACGCAGCCAATAACATCTCTAAGGGCATTAAAAAACTTAAAAGTAACCTGGGTGGTATTATCTGCAACTGCAGGGGTATCAACAGAGAACTGGAGATCGTGGAAGAATTCGCTCACCGTATTGGGAGTAAGGTTATAGGGGTAATTCCTCGCAGTGAACTGGTTCAGGAAAGTGAAATTGATGCCAAAACAGTTATGGAAAAGTTCCCAGAATCAGAACAGGCACAAAAATACCGTAAACTTTCATCAGCCATTTTAGATAACCAGGGCTTTGTTATCCCTGAACCCATGGGTGCTGATGAATTTGATGAATTTTTCAGGGGATTTCAGTAA
- a CDS encoding CBS domain-containing protein, with protein sequence MKIQDAMEKEVIKFQVDDRIVDVAGSLRENKISGAPVMNKEDQLVGIISEGDIMRLLEIHSPHIRLILPSPLDLIELPVRMKYEMDEIAEDMNKAASVLIGEIMTKKVVTIDPDSDISDAAQLMDTHDVKRLPVVDSDGKMVGIITRGDIIGAMVRG encoded by the coding sequence ATGAAAATTCAGGATGCCATGGAAAAAGAAGTAATCAAATTCCAAGTGGACGATCGCATCGTTGATGTGGCTGGAAGCCTACGTGAGAACAAGATCAGTGGAGCACCAGTGATGAATAAGGAAGACCAGCTGGTGGGAATCATCAGTGAAGGTGATATCATGCGACTCCTTGAGATTCACTCCCCCCACATTAGACTGATCCTGCCATCTCCACTGGACTTAATCGAACTACCGGTACGTATGAAATATGAAATGGATGAGATAGCTGAAGACATGAACAAAGCTGCTTCCGTGCTTATCGGTGAAATTATGACCAAAAAAGTGGTGACCATCGACCCCGATTCAGATATCAGTGATGCTGCCCAGCTCATGGACACCCATGATGTTAAAAGACTACCAGTTGTGGATTCTGATGGAAAAATGGTGGGTATAATCACCAGAGGAGATATTATCGGAGCTATGGTGAGGGGATGA
- a CDS encoding MarR family winged helix-turn-helix transcriptional regulator, translating into MVNENVKMETMLDDLLIYFPIFYQKVRTSKDFKEKQTSAAYYQIMGLLMDLGSLPISVIGDYLYISRPNMTSHIDKLVLDGMVERKGDEKDRRITLISITPEGRDFMKKARVKVEENMLNNLSSLSDAEMEELFTAVKTIKKLLFKIKDVKNE; encoded by the coding sequence ATGGTGAATGAAAACGTGAAAATGGAAACAATGTTGGATGATCTTTTGATTTATTTCCCCATCTTTTACCAGAAGGTTCGCACCTCAAAGGATTTTAAGGAAAAACAAACTTCAGCAGCCTACTATCAGATTATGGGACTGTTAATGGATCTTGGGAGCCTTCCCATATCAGTTATTGGTGATTATCTATATATTTCCCGACCTAACATGACCTCTCATATTGATAAACTAGTCTTAGATGGGATGGTGGAACGTAAAGGAGATGAAAAAGACCGAAGGATAACTTTGATCTCTATTACTCCTGAAGGGAGGGATTTCATGAAAAAAGCACGGGTCAAAGTTGAGGAAAACATGTTGAATAATCTCTCTTCCCTGAGTGATGCTGAAATGGAAGAACTCTTCACGGCAGTAAAAACCATTAAAAAACTCTTATTTAAAATAAAGGACGTTAAAAATGAATAA
- a CDS encoding MDR family MFS transporter yields MTNKDINVNNGSSGGKLAPGEVKVLMAGLMISLLVGALDNSIMSTAMPQVISSLGGMAYYVWPFTIYLLCSTMAIILSGKLSDIYGRKRILVLGIALFIAASTLCGFAGDMLQLTFFRGIQGIGGGILMTIPFIVVAEVFPPRQRGKYAGILSSVFGLANVLGPVLGGVITGFMGWRWVFFINIPVGIAAIYILRSYFPHMEEVVKERIIDYGGIITLTAALSSLFLALTFIRDPAIPPYLLAALFIFAGVMVVAFAYVEKRSREPILPLHLFKNSIFNVSAVAMFLASAVMFCGIIYLPLFMQGVQNLSPAISGVLITPMLLSLTFSSIIAGQIISKTGTYKKLAVGAFVLLTGGMALLSTMGIGTGILEVVIYSAILGAGTGMTYPIFNVAVQNAVSKREIAVGTASMQFFRNIGATVALPIFGVIVNLTINMDINMASKIPANLMNLAVHNVYLTGLVISILGVISCFFLKDAVLSNRMEGETPSKELKNSNGDKMELGENAK; encoded by the coding sequence ATGACTAATAAAGATATTAACGTTAACAATGGTAGTTCAGGTGGAAAACTCGCACCTGGCGAGGTAAAGGTGCTTATGGCGGGGCTGATGATCAGTCTTCTGGTGGGTGCCCTGGATAACTCCATCATGAGTACGGCCATGCCACAGGTCATCAGTAGCCTGGGAGGTATGGCTTACTATGTATGGCCCTTCACCATTTACCTGTTATGTTCAACCATGGCCATAATACTTTCAGGAAAGCTTTCAGATATCTATGGTCGTAAGAGGATCCTGGTCTTAGGTATTGCATTATTCATAGCTGCTTCAACTCTTTGTGGTTTTGCAGGAGACATGTTGCAACTTACCTTCTTCCGGGGAATTCAGGGAATTGGTGGTGGAATACTCATGACCATACCATTCATAGTGGTTGCTGAAGTTTTCCCACCCCGCCAAAGGGGAAAATATGCAGGAATCCTTTCATCCGTATTCGGCCTGGCCAACGTCCTGGGACCAGTACTGGGGGGAGTTATCACGGGTTTCATGGGATGGAGATGGGTGTTCTTCATCAACATACCAGTGGGCATAGCTGCCATCTACATCCTTCGCTCCTACTTCCCACACATGGAAGAGGTGGTCAAGGAGAGGATAATAGACTACGGTGGAATAATCACATTAACTGCAGCTTTAAGTTCTCTGTTTTTGGCTTTAACATTCATCCGGGACCCAGCCATACCTCCATATCTCCTGGCAGCTCTGTTTATATTCGCAGGGGTCATGGTTGTTGCATTTGCCTATGTTGAGAAAAGATCAAGGGAGCCTATTTTACCACTGCATTTATTTAAAAACTCCATATTCAATGTTTCAGCAGTGGCCATGTTCCTAGCCAGTGCAGTTATGTTCTGTGGAATTATTTACCTGCCCCTTTTCATGCAGGGTGTTCAAAATTTAAGCCCTGCCATTTCAGGAGTGCTAATAACTCCCATGCTTCTAAGTTTGACATTTTCATCCATTATTGCCGGGCAGATAATCTCCAAAACCGGTACCTATAAAAAACTGGCAGTAGGGGCATTCGTACTCCTAACAGGAGGTATGGCATTGCTTTCAACCATGGGAATTGGTACGGGTATCCTGGAAGTGGTAATTTACTCGGCAATACTGGGGGCAGGTACTGGTATGACCTATCCCATATTCAACGTGGCAGTGCAGAATGCAGTATCCAAACGGGAAATAGCAGTGGGAACTGCATCAATGCAGTTTTTCCGGAACATTGGGGCCACAGTTGCCTTACCCATATTCGGGGTAATAGTGAATCTCACCATTAACATGGACATCAACATGGCCAGTAAAATTCCCGCAAATCTCATGAACTTGGCTGTACACAATGTATACCTGACTGGACTGGTTATAAGCATACTGGGAGTTATATCATGCTTCTTCCTCAAGGATGCTGTTTTAAGCAATCGAATGGAAGGAGAAACTCCTTCAAAGGAGTTAAAAAACAGTAATGGTGATAAAATGGAACTTGGTGAAAATGCCAAGTAA